The Streptomyces sp. CC0208 genome window below encodes:
- a CDS encoding helix-turn-helix transcriptional regulator, with protein sequence MSARKPPRPKNLTSMKMLGKQLGTARRAAGHTQTALADLVRVDEETIASIEQGRRTLKPDLAAVLDEVLETKGMLAAGVANLPDIDQFPMWAELYMEHEREAISLSWYDNAVLPGLLQTDLYVRAVLRNRVPAYDEDEIETRTAARLERQEILHRRNPPTLSFIVWEPVLHMRISGQDVWREQLRHLRALTELPCVSLQFLPLNSPYNAGLNGPFTLLETPDHQHLAYTESQRGSQWVSDADEVSRLARKYAMLRTQALTTQDSRDLLDRLVGEQ encoded by the coding sequence ATGAGCGCCAGGAAGCCGCCGCGGCCGAAGAACCTCACGTCCATGAAGATGCTGGGCAAACAACTCGGCACCGCGCGCCGCGCCGCGGGCCACACCCAGACCGCCCTCGCCGACCTCGTCCGCGTCGACGAGGAGACCATCGCGTCCATCGAGCAGGGCAGACGCACGCTGAAACCGGACCTGGCTGCGGTGCTGGACGAAGTCCTGGAGACCAAGGGGATGTTGGCGGCGGGGGTGGCCAACCTGCCGGACATCGACCAGTTCCCGATGTGGGCCGAGCTGTACATGGAGCATGAGCGGGAGGCCATCTCCCTCTCCTGGTACGACAACGCGGTCCTCCCGGGCCTCCTCCAGACCGACCTCTACGTCCGGGCCGTACTCCGCAACCGGGTTCCCGCGTACGACGAGGACGAGATCGAGACGCGTACGGCGGCCCGCCTGGAACGCCAGGAGATCCTGCACCGCAGGAATCCGCCGACGCTGAGCTTCATCGTGTGGGAGCCGGTGCTCCACATGCGGATCAGCGGGCAGGACGTTTGGAGGGAGCAGCTGCGACATTTGCGAGCGCTGACTGAACTCCCGTGCGTGTCGCTTCAGTTCCTGCCGCTGAACAGTCCGTACAACGCCGGACTCAACGGCCCCTTCACCCTCCTCGAAACACCGGACCACCAGCACCTCGCGTACACCGAGTCGCAACGCGGCAGCCAGTGGGTTTCCGACGCGGATGAGGTATCCAGGCTGGCGCGCAAATATGCGATGCTGCGGACACAGGCCCTGACCACACAGGACTCCAGGGATCTGCTCGACCGCCTGGTAGGAGAGCAATGA
- a CDS encoding DUF397 domain-containing protein, with product MSAEALQWFKSTYSGDEGGQCVEVAACPHTIHIRDSKKPEPTLQVTPTTWTAFTTALK from the coding sequence ATGAGCGCCGAAGCACTTCAGTGGTTCAAGTCGACCTACAGCGGCGATGAGGGCGGCCAGTGTGTCGAGGTAGCCGCCTGCCCCCACACCATCCACATCCGCGACTCCAAGAAGCCCGAGCCCACCCTCCAAGTCACCCCCACCACCTGGACCGCCTTCACCACCGCTCTCAAGTAG
- a CDS encoding DUF4253 domain-containing protein: protein MATLPNPLPTLAADPSGRSLGLGLPLGRLIDETNDGPWHEPLLWHAEYAASSGAWTALGTPAARAGLLPVLIEAGGSQGGPDEWQLMPGEMSYPGDHDPEELLTEYWAYAIEEPDDLDEMIAPYDETWPGLAPSPESLPADPDTRAAETADVLLDEGSWFKEPRLALVPARRSADIPAAIGWTGPLNYENDVARLCAVLRSWEDRFGIRVIALTCDQLVLSVAAPPTTKDEAEAVAAEHFAFCPDNIIQGDHETLREYAEQAVLGQRIWSFWWD, encoded by the coding sequence ATGGCGACTCTTCCCAACCCGCTGCCCACCCTGGCGGCAGACCCGAGCGGCCGTTCGCTCGGACTCGGGCTCCCCCTCGGGAGACTGATCGACGAGACGAACGACGGCCCCTGGCACGAGCCGTTGCTGTGGCATGCCGAGTACGCCGCGTCCTCCGGCGCCTGGACCGCACTGGGCACCCCGGCCGCGCGAGCGGGTCTGCTGCCGGTGCTGATAGAGGCCGGCGGCAGCCAGGGCGGGCCGGACGAGTGGCAGTTGATGCCCGGGGAGATGTCGTACCCCGGGGACCACGACCCCGAGGAACTGCTCACGGAGTACTGGGCGTACGCGATCGAGGAGCCCGACGACCTCGACGAGATGATCGCCCCGTACGACGAGACGTGGCCCGGTCTGGCCCCGTCCCCGGAGTCCCTCCCCGCCGACCCCGACACCCGCGCCGCCGAGACCGCCGACGTGCTCCTCGACGAGGGCTCGTGGTTCAAGGAGCCCCGTCTCGCCCTGGTCCCGGCCCGCCGCAGCGCGGACATCCCGGCGGCCATCGGCTGGACGGGCCCCCTGAACTACGAGAACGACGTGGCCCGCCTCTGCGCGGTCCTCCGCTCCTGGGAGGACCGCTTCGGCATACGCGTCATCGCGCTCACCTGCGACCAGTTGGTCCTGTCCGTGGCCGCCCCGCCCACGACGAAGGACGAGGCGGAGGCCGTCGCCGCCGAACACTTCGCGTTCTGCCCGGACAACATCATCCAGGGGGACCACGAGACGTTGCGCGAGTACGCCGAGCAAGCGGTACTGGGGCAGCGGATCTGGTCCTTCTGGTGGGACTGA
- a CDS encoding putative T7SS-secreted protein, with protein MAELGETSDPRELVPGNPDSLTTTAQALLAYGDVLIEAGEGLAKIDTEDGWRGPAGDAFRDRFHGQPARWTEAGNEFHTAANALYDYLHTLRAAQQRAADAISRYARGEAATTNAKNAHDRQVTEARGKGDTTEIPFNDPGEADRAAARADLDTARGNVNTAGHTAAALVRKATESAPERPGFWSKVGDVLGDVGEGLLNGGKTVVNDLASFGNAMVQHPGDSAAMLGGMLLAGVSAGGEGLGVALDATGVGAIAGVPLNVVSAAGITAGVGLAGAGAVDLAQHATSDSQVEPLRMNSEGSGTGGSTQQPASDLIKNGQQYKGTGGRAGNNLPVENGPKDGTLYKTDPQTGKVTNYTTYDSEGRAVKRVDLEGRPHGGVDTPHVVEYERNTNPKTGQVFVRPSNEVRAAFPWEIP; from the coding sequence ATGGCCGAGCTCGGCGAGACGTCGGACCCCCGCGAGCTGGTCCCCGGCAACCCCGACTCCCTGACCACGACCGCACAGGCCCTGCTCGCCTACGGTGACGTCCTCATCGAGGCCGGCGAAGGACTGGCGAAGATCGACACCGAGGACGGCTGGCGGGGCCCGGCCGGGGACGCCTTCCGGGACCGTTTCCACGGCCAGCCCGCCCGGTGGACCGAGGCGGGCAACGAGTTCCACACCGCCGCGAACGCCCTCTACGACTACCTTCACACCCTGCGCGCGGCCCAGCAGCGCGCCGCCGACGCCATATCCCGGTACGCGCGCGGCGAAGCGGCCACCACCAACGCCAAGAACGCCCACGACCGGCAGGTCACCGAGGCGCGCGGAAAAGGGGACACCACCGAGATCCCGTTCAACGATCCCGGTGAAGCGGACCGTGCCGCCGCCCGCGCGGACCTCGACACCGCTCGCGGCAATGTGAACACCGCCGGACACACCGCGGCCGCGCTGGTGCGGAAGGCCACCGAGTCCGCCCCGGAGCGCCCGGGATTCTGGTCCAAGGTCGGTGACGTCCTCGGCGACGTGGGCGAGGGCCTGCTGAACGGCGGCAAGACCGTCGTCAACGACCTCGCCTCCTTCGGCAACGCCATGGTCCAGCACCCCGGCGACAGCGCGGCGATGCTCGGCGGCATGCTCCTGGCCGGCGTCAGCGCCGGCGGCGAAGGGCTCGGCGTCGCGCTGGACGCCACTGGGGTCGGTGCCATCGCCGGTGTGCCCCTCAACGTGGTCTCCGCCGCCGGGATCACCGCGGGCGTCGGCCTGGCGGGCGCCGGCGCCGTGGACCTCGCCCAGCACGCCACCAGCGACTCCCAGGTCGAACCCCTGCGCATGAACAGCGAGGGCTCCGGCACCGGCGGCTCCACCCAGCAGCCGGCCTCCGATCTGATCAAGAACGGGCAGCAGTACAAGGGCACCGGCGGGCGCGCGGGAAACAACCTGCCGGTGGAGAACGGCCCGAAGGACGGCACCCTCTACAAGACGGACCCGCAGACCGGAAAAGTCACCAACTACACGACCTACGACTCCGAGGGCCGTGCGGTGAAGCGGGTGGACCTGGAGGGCCGTCCGCACGGCGGGGTGGACACCCCGCACGTCGTAGAGTACGAGCGCAACACCAACCCGAAGACCGGTCAGGTCTTCGTGCGCCCGTCGAACGAAGTACGCGCCGCGTTCCCCTGGGAGATCCCGTGA
- a CDS encoding PLP-dependent aminotransferase family protein, translated as MTVPTFASVPPLAARARSVGGSPVRDILAVTARPEVINFAGGLPAPELFDAEGIADAYRAVLAEVPERALQYSTTEGEPVLRAALAERMSVRGLATDADDVLVTTGSQQALSLLATALIEPGDTVLVESPCYLAALQAFGFAGARVVAVPGDDEGPDPVALEELVVRERPKLLYTVPTFQNPTGRTMSEGRRAAVASVAARCGLWIVEDDPYGELRFEGERVPWIAAHEEVRDRVVLLGSFSKVMAPGLRLGWLRAPGGLRRACAVAKQAADLHTPTVNQLAAARYLADRDLDAHVRRVAEVYGERRDAMLAGLAEALPEGSAWTRPEGGMFLWARLPSSYDTTALLPQVVARDVAYVPGAPFYAGDPDRSTLRLCFVTQTPEEIGEGLRRLGEGLRGGRAGV; from the coding sequence ATGACGGTGCCCACGTTCGCTTCCGTGCCGCCGCTCGCCGCCCGGGCCCGGTCGGTCGGTGGGTCGCCGGTACGGGACATCCTCGCCGTCACCGCCCGCCCCGAGGTCATCAACTTCGCGGGCGGACTGCCGGCGCCCGAACTGTTCGACGCCGAGGGGATCGCGGACGCCTACCGGGCCGTGCTGGCAGAGGTGCCCGAGCGGGCCCTGCAGTACTCGACCACCGAGGGCGAGCCCGTGCTGCGGGCCGCCCTGGCGGAGCGGATGTCGGTGCGCGGGCTCGCCACCGACGCCGACGACGTCCTCGTCACCACCGGCTCGCAGCAGGCGCTGTCGCTGCTCGCCACCGCGTTGATCGAGCCCGGGGACACGGTTCTCGTCGAGAGCCCCTGCTATCTGGCCGCTCTCCAGGCCTTCGGGTTCGCGGGCGCGCGGGTGGTGGCCGTGCCGGGGGACGACGAAGGGCCTGATCCCGTGGCGCTGGAGGAACTCGTCGTGCGGGAGCGGCCCAAGCTGCTCTACACCGTGCCCACCTTCCAGAACCCGACCGGGCGGACCATGTCGGAGGGACGCAGGGCCGCGGTCGCGTCCGTGGCCGCGCGGTGCGGGCTGTGGATCGTCGAGGACGACCCGTACGGCGAACTCCGCTTCGAGGGGGAGCGGGTGCCGTGGATCGCCGCCCACGAGGAGGTCCGCGACCGGGTCGTGCTGCTCGGATCCTTCTCCAAGGTCATGGCCCCCGGACTGCGGCTGGGCTGGCTGCGCGCGCCCGGTGGGCTGCGGCGGGCCTGCGCGGTCGCCAAGCAGGCCGCCGACCTGCACACCCCGACCGTCAACCAGCTCGCCGCGGCCCGGTACCTGGCCGACCGGGACCTCGACGCGCATGTCCGGCGCGTCGCGGAGGTCTACGGGGAGCGGCGGGACGCCATGCTCGCGGGGCTGGCCGAGGCCCTGCCCGAGGGGTCGGCCTGGACGCGTCCCGAGGGCGGCATGTTCCTGTGGGCACGGCTCCCGTCCTCGTACGACACGACCGCGCTGCTGCCGCAGGTCGTGGCGCGGGATGTGGCCTACGTCCCGGGGGCGCCCTTCTACGCCGGTGACCCCGACCGCTCGACCCTGCGGCTCTGCTTCGTGACGCAGACGCCGGAGGAGATCGGGGAGGGGCTGCGGAGGCTGGGGGAGGGACTGCGGGGCGGCCGGGCCGGGGTGTGA
- a CDS encoding SAM-dependent methyltransferase, whose amino-acid sequence MSGDALSQDPAELAKRIDTTKAHPARVYDVFLGGKDNYPADREAAAAALAANPRGYLDVRHNRDFMRRAVARLTGRDGIRQFLDIGTGLPTAENVHQIAQRIRPDARVVYVDNDPVVLAHARALLTSGPEGRTDYIDADFKSPAQILEQAARTLDFDQPIALCLVAILHFVEDDEAYPIVRELVAALPAGSRIVLSHLTDEMHPEPARAVQRTYTERGFTFVFRSRKEVERFFTEVPGVLLDEPGVVPAHLWHPGPAPAPPAIDAEDFESLDDIEKIRYRDINDVTDDDINVYGATGTKA is encoded by the coding sequence ATGTCCGGTGACGCGCTGAGCCAGGACCCGGCCGAACTGGCCAAGAGGATCGACACCACCAAGGCACATCCGGCCCGCGTCTACGACGTCTTCCTCGGCGGCAAGGACAACTACCCCGCCGACCGCGAGGCGGCCGCCGCCGCGCTCGCCGCCAACCCCCGCGGCTACCTCGACGTGCGCCACAACCGCGACTTCATGCGCCGGGCCGTCGCCCGGCTGACCGGGCGGGACGGCATCCGGCAGTTCCTCGACATCGGCACCGGGCTGCCCACCGCGGAGAACGTCCACCAGATCGCCCAGCGGATCCGGCCCGACGCCCGGGTCGTGTACGTCGACAACGACCCGGTGGTGCTGGCGCACGCCCGCGCGCTGCTCACGAGCGGGCCCGAGGGGCGTACGGACTACATCGACGCCGACTTCAAGAGCCCCGCGCAGATCCTCGAACAGGCCGCCAGGACCCTGGACTTCGACCAGCCGATCGCGCTGTGCCTGGTCGCGATCCTGCACTTCGTCGAGGACGACGAGGCCTATCCGATCGTGCGGGAGCTCGTGGCGGCCCTGCCCGCGGGGAGCCGGATCGTGCTCAGCCATCTGACCGACGAGATGCACCCCGAGCCGGCCCGCGCGGTCCAGCGCACCTACACCGAGCGCGGGTTCACCTTCGTGTTCCGGTCCAGGAAGGAGGTGGAGCGGTTCTTCACCGAGGTGCCGGGCGTCTTGCTGGACGAGCCCGGTGTGGTGCCCGCGCATCTGTGGCACCCCGGGCCCGCGCCCGCGCCGCCCGCCATCGACGCGGAGGACTTCGAGTCCCTCGACGACATCGAGAAGATCCGCTACCGCGACATCAACGACGTCACGGACGACGACATCAACGTCTACGGGGCGACCGGCACGAAGGCGTGA
- a CDS encoding DUF805 domain-containing protein, translating into MSWFIEALKKYAVFSGRARRKEYWMFALFAGIIYVVFAILGAVSKQSWLVAIPYLAFLLPGLAVTARRLHDTGRSGWWILFGLVPLVGGITLFVFSVLDGEPGDNKYGPNPKLAPAHV; encoded by the coding sequence ATGAGCTGGTTCATCGAGGCACTCAAGAAGTACGCGGTCTTCAGCGGGCGTGCGCGCCGCAAGGAATACTGGATGTTCGCGCTGTTCGCCGGGATCATCTACGTCGTGTTCGCCATCCTCGGCGCCGTCAGCAAGCAGTCCTGGCTCGTGGCGATCCCCTACCTCGCCTTCCTGCTGCCCGGCCTCGCCGTCACCGCGCGCCGCCTGCACGACACGGGCCGCAGCGGCTGGTGGATCCTGTTCGGCCTCGTGCCGCTCGTCGGCGGCATCACCCTGTTCGTCTTCTCGGTGCTGGACGGCGAGCCGGGCGACAACAAGTACGGCCCCAACCCGAAGCTGGCCCCCGCGCACGTGTGA
- the hemB gene encoding porphobilinogen synthase, with amino-acid sequence MSTYGSFPGTRPRRLRTNPVMRRMVAETRLHPADFILPAFVLEGASEPVPISAMPGVVQHTRDSLKKAAAEAVAAGVSGIMLFGVPEESKKDAVGTPGTDPDGILQVAIRDVRAEVGDDLLVMSDLCLDETVDHGHCGVLDDQGRVDNDATLERYAEMAQVQADAGAHVVGPSGMMDGQVGVIRDALDQIGREDVAILAYTAKYASAFYGPFREAVASSLQGDRKTYQQDPANVRESLRELALDLEEGADMVMVKPAGPYLDVLARVADAVDVPVAAYQISGEYSMIEAAAEKGWIDRDRAILETLTGIKRAGAQNILTYWATEVAQKLR; translated from the coding sequence ATGTCGACGTACGGATCCTTTCCCGGCACGCGGCCCCGGCGGCTGCGGACCAACCCCGTCATGCGGCGCATGGTCGCCGAGACCCGGCTGCACCCCGCTGACTTCATCCTTCCGGCGTTCGTGCTGGAAGGGGCGAGCGAGCCCGTGCCGATCTCGGCGATGCCCGGGGTCGTGCAGCACACGCGGGACAGTCTGAAGAAGGCTGCCGCGGAGGCCGTGGCGGCCGGGGTGTCCGGGATCATGCTCTTCGGGGTGCCGGAGGAGTCGAAGAAGGACGCGGTCGGGACGCCGGGGACCGATCCCGACGGGATTCTGCAGGTGGCCATCCGGGACGTGCGGGCCGAGGTCGGTGACGACCTGCTCGTGATGTCCGACCTGTGTCTCGACGAGACCGTCGACCACGGCCACTGCGGGGTGCTGGACGACCAGGGGCGCGTCGACAACGACGCCACCCTCGAGCGGTACGCCGAGATGGCCCAGGTGCAGGCCGACGCGGGCGCCCATGTCGTGGGGCCCAGCGGGATGATGGACGGGCAGGTCGGGGTCATCCGGGACGCGCTCGACCAGATAGGTCGGGAGGACGTGGCCATCCTGGCGTACACGGCGAAGTACGCGTCAGCCTTCTACGGTCCGTTCCGGGAGGCCGTCGCCTCGTCGTTGCAGGGGGATCGCAAGACGTACCAGCAGGACCCGGCGAACGTGCGGGAGTCGCTGCGGGAGCTCGCCCTCGATCTGGAGGAGGGCGCCGACATGGTGATGGTCAAGCCGGCCGGGCCGTATCTCGACGTGCTCGCGCGGGTCGCGGACGCCGTGGACGTGCCGGTCGCCGCCTATCAGATCTCCGGTGAGTACTCGATGATCGAGGCCGCCGCCGAGAAGGGCTGGATCGACCGGGACCGCGCGATCCTGGAGACCCTGACCGGAATCAAGCGGGCCGGAGCACAGAACATCCTCACCTACTGGGCCACCGAGGTGGCGCAGAAGCTCCGCTGA
- a CDS encoding glycine betaine ABC transporter substrate-binding protein, producing MPDSRLRPRAAVAAVLCSLLFLAGCGGAAKGNTATAYADDAGPLVIGTDGSAESRVVAALYGELLADAGVKARMASARYSSPAATTRAVAEGRIGLAPAYETSTLRALPAGQTLPGNMAATLSMALPPGIDALPPARAQNGVVLAVTRATARTHGLRTLADLAKAGRLTLGGPASGDPDAPSVASLRKAYGTHLTETRAWATADVLVLRGTDPVITRDGLVVLTDPKNALPPEHVFPLIGAPYAGLAASKALARLNSRLTTAQLAGLAASVDGGASPSGTARTWLRSNGLLG from the coding sequence ATGCCAGACAGTCGTCTTCGTCCGCGTGCCGCTGTCGCGGCCGTCCTCTGCTCGCTGCTGTTCCTGGCGGGCTGCGGCGGCGCGGCGAAGGGAAACACCGCGACCGCCTACGCGGATGACGCCGGACCGTTGGTGATCGGCACCGACGGTTCGGCCGAGAGCCGGGTCGTGGCAGCCCTGTACGGCGAACTGCTCGCCGACGCAGGGGTGAAGGCGCGCATGGCGAGCGCCCGTTATTCCTCTCCGGCCGCCACCACGCGGGCCGTGGCGGAGGGGCGGATCGGCCTCGCGCCCGCCTACGAGACCTCGACGCTGCGCGCCCTGCCCGCCGGCCAGACCCTGCCCGGCAACATGGCCGCCACCCTCAGCATGGCCCTGCCCCCGGGCATCGACGCCCTGCCACCCGCGCGGGCACAGAACGGCGTCGTCCTCGCGGTCACCCGGGCCACCGCCCGCACGCACGGCCTGCGCACCCTCGCCGACCTCGCGAAGGCCGGCCGCCTCACCCTCGGCGGCCCCGCCTCCGGCGATCCGGACGCCCCGTCGGTCGCCTCGCTGCGGAAGGCCTACGGCACCCACCTCACCGAGACCCGTGCCTGGGCCACCGCCGACGTCCTGGTCCTGCGCGGTACCGACCCCGTCATCACCCGGGACGGCCTGGTCGTGCTGACCGATCCGAAGAACGCCCTGCCCCCCGAACACGTCTTCCCGCTCATCGGCGCCCCCTACGCGGGCCTGGCCGCGAGCAAGGCCCTTGCCCGCCTCAACTCCCGTCTGACCACAGCTCAGTTGGCCGGACTCGCCGCTTCCGTCGACGGGGGAGCATCCCCGTCCGGCACGGCGCGGACCTGGCTGCGGTCCAACGGATTGCTCGGCTGA